Proteins co-encoded in one Paracrocinitomix mangrovi genomic window:
- a CDS encoding SpoIIE family protein phosphatase, whose product MHIRSIFLFIFIAISTVIYGQKTIKLGHPKKIKLESPYKGTPFRYFTYHYNINSNLHSNNVDDIAIDSEGRVWMASQNSGIAVMDGIDLYTFGKHNGLWDRYSDVFVDHGGTVWAGGNGVGAVKFLPNLYAELYIDYSAISDLHIQQIAEDSKNNIWISTRLGGITCIKEDTTLFFNEENHGGHTEIHVMSIDANDVVWYVANKKLYYIKDNVVNEMHYEEFVSDPIMILSESNKNYPPVGLFGDTFYEISTEKLTKINFEIPDGIEVDINSLKYDNNGLLYFASFNSVHRIEDGVDIPIISNQTHLGIRDFEFDKHNSLWISTIRDGVYFIPDQNILRLTEFYFRKQNHKRVVLLTDDKDYVGAEMKEKKVLANKKTLFNIGDSRLGASTVTEDGFYFEDRKGNRHYFDTLWNSIPSKASFYKDYSAILYHDLQFLISKKDKKGYVGDDKSKTHILDNVKYIKPFHKENDRYYVLVEEKSWEKYGIGYFENGTYTSVFDSITVCDYKDSIPIQGLNVTAASYVNDTTFWVTTWGTAMYVITPNTCQSVSEGFGSSIIWGYDIDPEGNLWIGGIEGGLNYVDKKTTFVFNINDKSGLLGPAARSIYCDKDGSVLVGTNVGMAYFEPKVKDLPVNSKDDFFKKYKFKFYSPKQGLIGDGFSALFKDEYNRLWATSRTDVLHIIDIEGKEFQPEHLHFEQIYTLDSDNKISHQYFWIPGSKPTDPKELVVDYGEILHIKTKAAYFTNSFGLNYQWQLDSEGWSLPQTSNDFVLSGLPNGKHVLKFRTINEKLLSSNEIELSIIVNPPFYQKAWFIILMILIGAGLIYLLFRWRIHVLKERQKQLEDTVEERTEEIRIQKIEIETQHEEIKDSITYAKRIQEAILPPTSLVNKCLPDSFILYKPKDVVAGDFYWLEEIDDYIMFAAADCTGHGVPGAMVSVVCHNALSRSVKEFGLRTPGDILDKTRDLVIDRFETGKQEVNDGMDIGLCVFNKKTRKLYFSGANNGIYLIRNNELYETKGDNQPIGKFHRQTPFNTHEIELIKNDIFYLYTDGFADQFGGEKGKKLKSSFFKKLLIEKHQKAFKDQYKDLDNAFEEWKGNYEQVDDVCVIGVSLSAYFAK is encoded by the coding sequence ATGCATATAAGAAGCATATTTCTATTCATATTCATAGCTATAAGCACTGTGATTTATGGGCAAAAGACTATTAAGTTAGGTCACCCAAAAAAGATCAAACTTGAATCACCCTATAAAGGAACTCCCTTTAGATATTTTACTTACCATTATAACATCAACTCCAACTTACATTCAAACAATGTAGATGATATCGCAATAGATTCTGAAGGACGCGTGTGGATGGCGAGTCAAAATTCAGGAATTGCAGTCATGGATGGTATTGATCTATACACATTTGGAAAACACAATGGTTTGTGGGATAGATATTCTGATGTTTTCGTAGATCATGGTGGAACTGTATGGGCCGGCGGAAACGGTGTGGGCGCCGTAAAATTCTTACCCAATTTATATGCAGAACTTTATATTGATTATTCTGCGATATCTGATTTACACATTCAACAAATTGCTGAAGATTCAAAAAACAACATTTGGATTTCAACCAGACTTGGGGGAATTACATGCATTAAGGAAGACACTACTCTTTTTTTTAATGAAGAAAATCATGGAGGACATACTGAAATTCATGTCATGTCCATTGATGCAAATGATGTAGTTTGGTATGTCGCCAATAAAAAACTCTACTACATAAAAGATAATGTGGTTAACGAAATGCATTATGAAGAATTTGTTTCAGATCCTATTATGATTCTTTCTGAATCGAACAAAAATTATCCTCCGGTTGGATTATTTGGAGATACTTTTTATGAAATTTCAACTGAAAAACTGACCAAAATTAACTTTGAAATTCCAGATGGGATTGAGGTAGATATCAATTCGCTAAAGTACGACAACAATGGACTACTATACTTTGCAAGTTTCAACTCAGTTCACCGTATTGAAGATGGTGTTGACATTCCCATCATTTCTAATCAAACACATTTAGGAATTAGGGATTTTGAATTTGACAAACACAATTCACTTTGGATCAGCACTATTAGAGATGGCGTTTACTTTATTCCTGATCAAAACATTTTACGATTAACTGAATTTTACTTCAGAAAGCAAAACCATAAAAGAGTTGTTTTATTGACAGATGATAAAGATTATGTAGGTGCAGAAATGAAAGAAAAGAAAGTATTGGCTAACAAAAAAACACTTTTCAACATAGGCGATTCGAGATTAGGAGCAAGTACAGTTACCGAAGACGGATTTTATTTTGAAGATAGAAAAGGAAATAGACATTACTTTGACACATTATGGAACAGCATTCCTTCAAAAGCCTCATTTTACAAAGATTACTCTGCCATATTGTATCATGATTTACAATTCTTAATCTCAAAAAAAGACAAGAAAGGATATGTAGGAGATGACAAAAGTAAAACCCACATTCTTGACAATGTTAAATACATCAAACCTTTTCATAAGGAAAATGACAGATACTATGTATTAGTTGAAGAAAAATCCTGGGAAAAATATGGAATAGGATACTTTGAAAATGGCACCTACACATCCGTTTTTGACTCCATTACAGTATGTGATTATAAAGACTCTATTCCTATTCAAGGTTTAAATGTAACAGCTGCCAGCTATGTAAATGACACTACTTTTTGGGTAACCACATGGGGAACCGCAATGTATGTAATCACTCCTAATACATGTCAATCTGTTAGTGAAGGTTTTGGTTCTTCAATTATTTGGGGATATGACATTGACCCTGAAGGCAATCTTTGGATTGGTGGAATAGAAGGTGGATTAAATTATGTAGATAAAAAAACAACTTTCGTTTTCAACATCAATGACAAATCAGGTTTATTAGGACCTGCGGCCCGCAGTATTTATTGTGATAAAGACGGATCTGTTTTAGTAGGTACTAATGTTGGAATGGCATATTTTGAACCTAAAGTGAAGGACTTGCCGGTAAATAGTAAAGATGACTTTTTCAAAAAATACAAATTCAAATTTTATTCTCCGAAACAAGGGTTAATTGGAGACGGTTTTTCTGCTCTTTTCAAAGACGAATACAACAGACTTTGGGCCACCAGTAGAACTGACGTTTTACATATCATAGATATTGAAGGTAAAGAGTTTCAGCCTGAACATCTCCACTTTGAACAAATTTACACCCTTGATTCAGACAACAAAATTAGTCATCAATACTTTTGGATTCCGGGATCTAAACCTACTGACCCAAAAGAGCTTGTAGTTGATTATGGAGAAATTTTACACATAAAAACCAAGGCAGCCTATTTTACCAACTCATTTGGATTGAATTATCAGTGGCAATTGGATAGCGAAGGATGGAGTTTACCTCAAACTTCAAACGACTTTGTTTTAAGTGGTTTACCAAACGGAAAACACGTCCTGAAATTCAGAACCATTAATGAGAAATTATTGAGCAGTAATGAAATTGAATTAAGCATAATTGTCAACCCTCCATTCTATCAAAAAGCGTGGTTCATTATTTTAATGATACTAATTGGTGCAGGATTGATTTATTTATTGTTCCGTTGGAGAATTCATGTTTTAAAGGAAAGACAAAAACAATTAGAAGACACAGTTGAAGAACGCACTGAAGAAATTCGTATTCAAAAAATTGAAATTGAAACCCAACATGAAGAGATTAAAGACAGTATTACTTATGCCAAACGCATCCAGGAAGCCATTTTACCTCCAACATCTTTAGTCAATAAATGTTTACCTGATAGTTTTATCCTATACAAACCCAAAGATGTAGTAGCCGGAGATTTTTACTGGTTAGAGGAAATTGATGATTATATAATGTTTGCTGCAGCTGATTGTACGGGGCATGGTGTTCCGGGAGCTATGGTTTCTGTAGTTTGTCACAATGCTCTCAGTAGATCTGTTAAAGAATTTGGATTGAGAACACCTGGAGATATCCTTGATAAGACCAGGGATTTAGTGATTGACAGATTTGAAACAGGAAAGCAAGAAGTAAATGACGGCATGGACATTGGACTTTGCGTTTTTAACAAAAAGACCAGAAAATTATATTTTTCCGGAGCCAATAATGGCATCTACCTCATTAGGAATAATGAATTATATGAGACAAAAGGAGACAACCAACCGATTGGTAAATTTCATAGACAAACTCCTTTTAACACACACGAAATTGAACTTATTAAAAATGACATCTTTTATTTGTACACAGATGGATTTGCAGATCAATTTGGTGGAGAAAAAGGTAAAAAATTAAAATCCTCTTTCTTTAAGAAACTGTTGATTGAAAAACATCAAAAAGCCTTTAAAGATCAGTACAAAGATTTGGATAATGCTTTTGAAGAATGGAAAGGCAATTATGAGCAGGTTGATGACGTTTGTGTGATTGGAGTTTCCTTAAGTGCTTATTTCGCTAAGTAG
- a CDS encoding thioredoxin family protein, whose amino-acid sequence MKNLSIVILFSASLLFGFTYDRSLNQHNPQDKSVEEEEIKFFEGSWQEALKKADEEDKLIFLDAMASWCGFCKILERDTFSNIKVVEFFNRKFINFKMDMEKNPNGPRLSKKYNLKGYPTLYFIDKNEVLIHSGSGNMSARDIIRLGQEALDK is encoded by the coding sequence ATGAAGAATTTGTCTATTGTCATATTATTTAGTGCTTCTTTATTATTTGGATTTACCTATGATAGATCCTTAAATCAGCACAATCCACAGGACAAATCTGTTGAAGAAGAAGAGATTAAATTCTTTGAAGGTAGTTGGCAAGAAGCGCTTAAAAAGGCAGACGAGGAGGACAAACTGATTTTTTTAGATGCCATGGCTTCCTGGTGTGGATTTTGCAAAATTCTGGAAAGAGATACCTTTTCCAATATTAAAGTGGTTGAGTTCTTCAATAGAAAATTCATCAATTTCAAAATGGACATGGAAAAAAATCCCAATGGTCCAAGATTGAGCAAAAAATATAATCTAAAGGGATACCCTACTTTGTATTTTATAGATAAAAATGAAGTATTAATTCATTCGGGCTCGGGCAATATGTCGGCTCGTGATATAATAAGACTTGGTCAAGAAGCTTTGGACAAGTAA
- a CDS encoding CPBP family intramembrane glutamic endopeptidase, producing the protein MRSKFNSLWILGLATLIVFPLLAWPIMYFQGISFESVFVVELPQLYSIPSFLSAGIIFGLIVIWLTELPFFDDSLSKYRDLLSNLKINRFHVIFLSICAGVGEEIFFRGAIQPLLGIIITAIFFVAIHGYFSYKEPKVNAFAILLTAFIMFLGWAARELTIYHAIAGHFSYDLVLLAYYRKNS; encoded by the coding sequence ATGAGAAGTAAGTTCAATTCTCTTTGGATTTTAGGTTTGGCCACGCTCATAGTTTTTCCACTTTTGGCTTGGCCGATCATGTATTTTCAAGGCATCAGTTTTGAATCTGTGTTTGTTGTGGAATTACCTCAACTCTATTCCATTCCTTCATTTTTATCAGCAGGAATTATTTTTGGGCTCATTGTGATTTGGCTAACTGAACTTCCCTTCTTTGATGACTCATTGAGCAAATACAGAGACCTCCTAAGCAACTTAAAAATCAACCGTTTTCATGTTATTTTTCTTTCCATTTGTGCCGGAGTTGGTGAAGAGATATTTTTTAGAGGAGCCATACAACCACTTTTAGGCATCATTATAACAGCCATCTTTTTTGTTGCTATCCATGGATACTTCTCTTATAAAGAACCAAAAGTAAATGCATTTGCCATTTTGCTAACTGCTTTCATCATGTTCCTGGGTTGGGCCGCAAGAGAGCTAACTATTTACCATGCAATTGCAGGTCATTTTAGTTATGATCTGGTGCTATTAGCATATTACAGAAAGAATTCTTAA
- a CDS encoding VanW family protein — MKNSVDKPIHRSKLRRSIGKEYFCIKQKVRWWTGQEVYAREIDLSPLPNEVVNHSTLLLRKLKDVDMYLQHNKIVNLRLAASKINGIIIEPGQTFSFWKTVGRPTKRKGYVDGLTLSDGKIGRGVGGGLCQMGNLIYWMSLHTPLTVQERWRHGYDVFPDVNRKLPFGSGATLSYNYVDLQLKNETQVPFQINLKISKTHLQGNISSGFPIVNEYEVFERNHKFELQWWGGYTRHNQIWRRIKNKVTTETTEELVTENHAIMMYNPLIGQNT; from the coding sequence ATGAAAAATAGTGTAGATAAACCCATCCATAGATCAAAACTTAGAAGAAGCATTGGCAAAGAATATTTCTGTATCAAACAGAAAGTTCGTTGGTGGACAGGTCAGGAAGTATATGCAAGGGAGATAGACCTGTCCCCATTGCCCAATGAAGTGGTAAATCACTCCACTTTGTTATTGCGAAAATTAAAGGATGTGGACATGTATCTGCAACACAATAAAATTGTTAATCTCAGATTAGCGGCATCAAAAATTAACGGAATCATCATTGAACCCGGTCAAACATTTTCTTTTTGGAAGACCGTTGGCAGGCCAACTAAAAGAAAAGGATACGTTGATGGATTGACCTTAAGTGATGGTAAAATTGGAAGAGGTGTAGGAGGTGGCTTATGCCAAATGGGAAATTTGATTTATTGGATGAGTTTGCACACTCCTTTAACAGTGCAAGAAAGATGGAGACACGGCTATGATGTTTTTCCGGATGTTAACAGAAAGCTTCCTTTTGGATCCGGCGCAACGCTTTCATACAATTATGTGGATTTACAACTAAAAAATGAAACACAAGTTCCATTTCAGATTAATTTAAAAATAAGCAAGACACATCTGCAGGGAAATATTTCTTCTGGTTTTCCAATTGTCAATGAGTATGAGGTTTTTGAACGCAACCATAAATTTGAATTGCAATGGTGGGGTGGTTATACGCGACACAATCAGATATGGAGACGTATTAAAAATAAGGTAACCACCGAAACTACAGAAGAGTTGGTGACCGAGAATCACGCAATTATGATGTATAATCCTTTGATTGGACAGAATACTTGA
- a CDS encoding AMP-binding protein, translating into MLNDLIIVDGVSDEYLRKIKAFVRLWNDASETITVSTSGSTGTPKEIELSKKRVRASANYTAKFFGFEKGQTALLNLSPDYIAGKLMIVRAIENNMNLMIAPLSGDPLKNVNDEPIAFGAFVPAQINEILKNEHSKEILARIGNVIIGGAPISPEVENELTAISSKIYASFGMTETITHFALRRLGTPIYNCLDGYKIALDKRSCLVVKKNKVVEKTLVTNDVIDYINSTTFKWKGRLDNVINSGGIKIYPEKIEKMIAHLLPDNRFYVTSKKDDKFGEVAVLVVEGEVDNEKLLNDAKDSVPRYHAPKEVIVEDVLEETPTQKIIRKKF; encoded by the coding sequence ATGTTAAACGATCTTATTATTGTTGACGGTGTGTCTGACGAGTACTTACGCAAGATAAAGGCGTTTGTAAGATTGTGGAATGATGCGTCTGAAACAATAACAGTGAGTACATCCGGCTCTACCGGAACTCCTAAAGAGATTGAATTGAGTAAAAAACGAGTGAGGGCATCTGCCAATTATACAGCTAAGTTTTTTGGTTTTGAAAAAGGTCAAACTGCATTGTTGAACTTATCTCCGGATTACATTGCTGGAAAATTAATGATAGTAAGAGCCATTGAGAACAACATGAATCTTATGATTGCTCCATTATCAGGTGATCCATTAAAAAATGTGAATGACGAGCCTATTGCGTTTGGAGCGTTTGTGCCCGCTCAGATCAATGAAATTTTAAAGAATGAGCATTCTAAGGAGATATTGGCACGAATTGGAAATGTAATCATTGGAGGTGCACCTATCTCACCTGAAGTAGAAAACGAACTGACAGCCATTAGCTCAAAAATCTATGCTTCATTTGGAATGACTGAAACTATCACACATTTTGCCTTGAGAAGATTAGGAACTCCAATTTATAATTGTCTTGATGGTTATAAAATAGCATTAGATAAAAGGTCATGTCTGGTAGTAAAAAAGAACAAAGTGGTGGAGAAAACACTCGTCACAAATGATGTGATTGATTATATCAATTCAACCACTTTTAAATGGAAAGGAAGATTAGACAATGTGATCAATTCAGGTGGAATAAAAATCTATCCTGAAAAAATAGAAAAAATGATCGCTCATTTATTGCCTGACAATCGTTTTTATGTGACTTCTAAAAAGGATGATAAGTTTGGTGAAGTTGCGGTCCTTGTGGTTGAGGGAGAGGTTGATAATGAAAAATTGCTGAATGACGCAAAGGATTCTGTTCCGCGTTATCATGCTCCAAAAGAAGTGATAGTAGAAGATGTTTTAGAAGAAACACCTACGCAAAAAATCATTCGTAAAAAGTTTTAA
- a CDS encoding DUF6272 family protein — MPHHLKILDQLRRHFKRDKVCLFYHGEFEDYFTEKMIALIGMQSDRKIRGNLAFVITESFQNIVRHKNSFLGEGNHNVFGIRGSEVFMHIFSSNLVVDEVKQELDDRLSEINSHNKDSLKELFLKILEEGELDERGGAGMGLIEMARRSKSKVQYEFVDLVPNVYNFNMQVDFMRLPEFSDCTPMSVDVNSQMAELIKDEEILFIYKGVFNESTIEPIIPIITSSIQLTKVNPLNVLKIVSGLVENIIHYSDEEYGQKHGLFAIKKIPDGIYISSGNYTNEDVEELERIVDDINYMSDDDLRSMSHRMNSAFSSEQIGLSEIRITSKNSVELKVSEDEKGTYVMLGVRITD, encoded by the coding sequence ATGCCACATCATTTAAAAATATTAGACCAGTTACGCAGGCACTTTAAAAGGGATAAGGTATGTCTTTTTTATCACGGTGAATTTGAAGATTACTTCACTGAAAAGATGATTGCTCTTATTGGTATGCAAAGCGATAGAAAGATTAGAGGTAATCTGGCATTTGTCATTACCGAGAGTTTTCAAAATATTGTAAGACACAAAAATTCCTTTCTAGGCGAAGGCAATCACAACGTATTTGGTATTAGAGGAAGTGAAGTGTTCATGCATATTTTTTCTTCTAACCTTGTTGTGGATGAAGTAAAACAAGAATTGGACGATAGGTTAAGTGAGATTAATAGTCATAACAAAGATTCATTAAAGGAGTTGTTTTTAAAGATTTTAGAAGAAGGTGAGTTAGACGAAAGAGGAGGAGCCGGAATGGGATTGATTGAAATGGCAAGGAGATCTAAAAGTAAAGTACAATATGAATTTGTAGATCTTGTACCTAATGTGTACAACTTCAATATGCAGGTTGATTTTATGAGATTGCCTGAATTTTCAGACTGTACACCAATGAGTGTTGATGTCAATTCGCAGATGGCTGAATTGATTAAGGATGAAGAAATTCTGTTTATTTACAAAGGAGTATTTAACGAATCTACAATTGAGCCTATTATACCAATTATCACTAGCAGTATTCAGTTAACCAAAGTAAATCCACTTAATGTTTTAAAAATAGTGAGTGGTTTGGTAGAGAATATTATTCACTATAGTGATGAAGAATATGGACAGAAACATGGATTGTTTGCCATCAAAAAAATTCCTGATGGAATTTATATCTCTTCAGGAAACTATACAAATGAAGATGTAGAGGAACTGGAAAGAATTGTTGATGACATCAATTATATGTCTGATGATGATTTAAGAAGTATGAGTCACAGAATGAACTCAGCATTTAGCTCTGAGCAAATTGGCTTATCTGAAATTAGAATAACCAGTAAAAACTCAGTGGAGTTAAAAGTAAGTGAGGACGAAAAAGGTACTTATGTAATGCTTGGGGTTAGAATTACAGATTAA
- a CDS encoding toxin-antitoxin system YwqK family antitoxin, translating into MTKWSFLLILPVVIWSCKGEEPNNDSENQTSDIDSTHCDCHELTFDEPYNHFYRFERRVGYTGNCQEYYADGSVKLDKNFVDGKVHGKMISYHENGQIHEDQEFDMNFQVGERIIYTKSGKVKFHALYKRGQQTDVLEAHPELTLDD; encoded by the coding sequence ATGACTAAATGGAGCTTTTTACTGATTTTACCAGTTGTAATTTGGAGTTGTAAAGGAGAAGAACCTAACAATGATTCTGAAAATCAAACTTCTGATATTGACTCAACGCATTGTGATTGTCATGAATTAACTTTTGACGAACCTTATAATCACTTTTACAGATTTGAAAGAAGAGTTGGTTATACAGGCAATTGCCAGGAATATTATGCGGATGGATCTGTCAAGTTGGATAAAAATTTTGTTGATGGTAAAGTCCATGGTAAAATGATTTCTTATCACGAAAACGGACAGATTCATGAAGATCAGGAGTTTGATATGAATTTCCAGGTAGGAGAACGCATCATTTATACCAAATCAGGTAAAGTTAAATTTCATGCATTATACAAACGCGGTCAGCAAACGGACGTGTTAGAAGCTCATCCTGAATTAACGCTGGACGATTAG
- a CDS encoding mechanosensitive ion channel family protein, with product MIQEDLLDSSDIPKNKLDIDSAEILHWCNETLRDWGLSGDSLIYTRTILLVIITVGVSFLLWWLTRNILLSIIHRFAEKTKTKWDDELVNNKFFSALAHLVPLLFMDYFIRIVFHSFPRIATFGVKLTDLAIIIVINIVIIRFLNTTKDVLSQKESLKDKPLESFSQLGKIIVTILLVFIMISVAFNVDLLVILTSMGAMTAVILLVFKDTILGFVGSIQLAANDMVRIGDWVTMEKYGADGDVMEITLNTVKVKNFDLTITTIPTYSFISDSFKNWRGMQESGGRRVVRSLNIQLSSIKFCTPELLDKLGEIELIKDYVEKKEQEIEQFNANNKVNKKVLLNGRNQTNIGIFRYYVTQYLKNNPEINQNMTLMVRQLQPTEQGVALQVYCFTKTKVWDEYEQVISHIFDHLMASVKYFDLRIFENPSGEDFKRIAN from the coding sequence ATGATTCAAGAAGACCTGTTAGATTCTAGCGATATTCCAAAAAACAAACTAGACATTGATAGTGCCGAGATTTTGCATTGGTGTAATGAAACCTTGAGAGACTGGGGTTTGTCAGGTGATTCGCTTATTTATACCCGTACAATACTTTTGGTGATTATAACTGTCGGAGTAAGTTTTCTTTTGTGGTGGCTGACAAGAAATATTTTATTGTCTATCATTCACAGGTTTGCTGAAAAGACAAAGACAAAGTGGGATGATGAATTAGTAAACAATAAGTTCTTTTCTGCATTGGCGCACTTAGTGCCATTGTTATTTATGGATTACTTTATCCGTATTGTATTTCACTCTTTTCCAAGAATAGCCACATTTGGCGTAAAACTCACAGATTTAGCCATCATTATTGTGATCAATATTGTGATCATTCGCTTTTTGAATACTACCAAAGATGTGTTGAGTCAAAAAGAATCTTTGAAAGATAAGCCACTAGAATCTTTTTCGCAGTTAGGTAAGATTATCGTGACCATTTTGTTGGTTTTTATCATGATTTCAGTGGCTTTTAATGTAGATCTATTAGTCATTTTAACTTCAATGGGAGCCATGACAGCAGTGATTTTGTTGGTTTTCAAAGACACTATTTTAGGATTTGTAGGGAGTATACAATTGGCAGCTAATGATATGGTGCGTATTGGTGATTGGGTAACTATGGAAAAATATGGTGCAGATGGAGATGTAATGGAAATTACCCTTAATACAGTAAAGGTCAAAAACTTTGATTTGACTATTACTACCATACCAACGTATTCTTTTATCTCTGATTCTTTTAAAAACTGGCGAGGGATGCAAGAGTCAGGTGGAAGAAGGGTAGTGAGATCTTTGAATATTCAATTAAGTTCAATTAAGTTCTGTACACCTGAACTATTAGATAAACTAGGTGAGATTGAATTGATCAAAGATTATGTAGAGAAAAAAGAACAAGAAATTGAACAATTCAATGCCAATAACAAGGTGAATAAAAAGGTGTTGTTAAATGGCAGGAACCAGACAAATATTGGGATTTTCAGATACTATGTTACGCAGTACTTAAAGAATAATCCTGAAATCAATCAGAACATGACTTTGATGGTGCGTCAATTACAACCTACTGAGCAAGGAGTGGCTTTGCAAGTTTATTGTTTTACCAAAACTAAAGTTTGGGATGAATACGAGCAGGTAATTAGTCACATTTTTGATCACCTAATGGCCTCTGTCAAATATTTTGATCTGAGAATATTTGAGAATCCTTCAGGAGAAGATTTTAAGAGAATTGCGAACTAG
- a CDS encoding RNA polymerase sigma factor, with amino-acid sequence MDNNFENIEFLDDRFLVQKCIEDDRRYQEALYRKFAKKMFQVCKRYARDNDEAMDFLQEGFIEVFKKLENYRFEGSLEGWVRKVIVFRTIDVLRKEKRYQEIIGELDAELHVEAEEFELLSGQTTAERLRELVNQLPGKAGLVLKLFVIEGLTHPEIAEHLEISIGTSKSQLNRARTLIKASLKSE; translated from the coding sequence ATGGACAATAATTTTGAAAACATAGAATTTCTTGATGATAGATTTCTAGTACAGAAATGTATTGAAGATGATAGAAGATATCAGGAAGCACTTTATAGAAAGTTTGCTAAGAAGATGTTTCAAGTTTGTAAACGTTATGCAAGAGATAATGATGAAGCTATGGATTTTTTACAAGAAGGATTCATAGAGGTTTTTAAAAAACTTGAAAATTATCGATTTGAAGGATCATTAGAAGGTTGGGTTAGAAAAGTAATTGTGTTCAGAACCATTGATGTTTTAAGAAAAGAAAAAAGATATCAAGAAATAATAGGAGAACTTGATGCTGAATTGCATGTAGAGGCTGAAGAGTTTGAATTATTGAGTGGTCAAACTACTGCTGAAAGATTAAGGGAATTGGTTAATCAATTACCTGGTAAAGCAGGATTAGTTTTAAAACTGTTTGTAATTGAAGGATTAACGCATCCTGAAATAGCTGAGCATTTAGAAATATCCATAGGAACATCAAAATCACAATTAAATAGGGCCAGAACCCTTATTAAAGCATCATTAAAAAGTGAGTGA
- a CDS encoding nucleoside deaminase produces the protein MSNDHEKFMQRAIEMASFGMHNNLGGPFGAVIVKDGEIIAEGHNEVVSSNDPTAHAEVVTIRKACEKLGDFQLDGCILYTSCEPCPMCLGAIYWARPDAVYFGCNKKDAADIGFDDHFIYEEIDLDFHQRKIKFHSCGRENALTVFQQWAEKEDRTEY, from the coding sequence ATGAGTAACGATCACGAGAAGTTTATGCAACGTGCCATAGAAATGGCATCATTTGGTATGCACAACAACCTTGGAGGCCCTTTTGGAGCGGTAATAGTAAAAGATGGAGAGATTATAGCTGAAGGGCACAATGAAGTAGTTTCATCAAATGACCCAACCGCACATGCCGAAGTTGTTACTATAAGAAAAGCCTGTGAAAAATTGGGCGATTTTCAATTAGATGGATGCATACTTTACACATCTTGTGAACCTTGTCCAATGTGTTTAGGTGCAATTTACTGGGCAAGACCGGATGCGGTTTACTTTGGATGTAACAAAAAAGATGCTGCAGACATAGGTTTTGATGATCACTTTATTTATGAAGAAATTGACCTGGATTTTCATCAAAGAAAAATCAAATTCCACTCTTGCGGAAGAGAAAATGCCTTAACTGTGTTTCAGCAATGGGCTGAAAAGGAAGATAGAACTGAGTATTAA